A region of Leishmania mexicana MHOM/GT/2001/U1103 complete genome, chromosome 8 DNA encodes the following proteins:
- a CDS encoding putative amastin-like protein — MAVNLGVIVYVVLQLIAFVCVMIGTGVDMFYIKPESSGGRRVCITLWGGKIDCRKAQITNTGNKLWALCPRIRDNFRVAQAFAIISIFVYGASLLFGCLLLYCCTGFRWLCLALNIVGAVTACVVWALMVVTYRLKVQRCDVLSGDFVFGTGFGLYVFAWVLDILNIISLMLPWQLGQSGEEAEEHAAVTKAAEQ, encoded by the coding sequence ATGGCGGTGAAcctcggcgtcatcgtctACGTGGTGCTCCAGCTCATCGCGTTCGTGTGCGTGATGATCGGCACGGGGGTGGACATGTTTTACATTAAACCggagagcagcggaggcCGCAGAGTGTGCATCACGTTGTGGGGTGGAAAGATCGATTGCCGAAAGGCCCAGATAACAAACACTGGGAACAAACTGTGGGCGCTGTGCCCGCGCATCCGGGACAACTTCCGGGTTGCTCAGGCGTTCGCTATCATCTCCATCTTCGTGTACGGCGCGTCACTGCTCTTCGGCTGCCTTTTGCTGTACTGCTGCACTGGCTTCCGCTGgctctgcctggcgctgaacatcgtGGGCGCGGTCACAGCTTGCGTTGTCTGGGCGCTCATGGTGGTGACCTACCGACTAAAAGTGCAAAGGTGTGATGTGCTGAGCGGAGATTTTGTATTCGGCACGGGCTTTGGTCTCTACGTGTTCGCGTGGGTGCTGGATATCCTCAATATCATCTCCCTGATGCTCCCGTGGCAACTCGGGCAATCCGGTGAGGAAGCGGAAGAGCATGCCGCGGTGACAAAGGCAGCGGAGCagtag
- a CDS encoding putative amastin-like protein translates to MAVKLGVIVYVVLQLIAFVFVMIGTGVDMFYIKPELIVGHRFCVTLWGAKDDCRKPKITLPLDVGWGDCPRVRDNFRLAQVFAIISVFVYGFAFLFGFLLLYCCALFRWLCLALNIVGAVTAGVVWALMVMTYRIQEPKCQPLSLAYNFGTGFGLFVFAWVLDILNIIFLMLPWQLGQSGKEAEEHAAVTKAAEQ, encoded by the coding sequence ATGGCGGTGAAgctcggcgtcatcgtctACGTGGTGCTCCAGCTCATCGCGTTCGTGTTCGTGATGATCGGCACGGGAGTCGATATGTTTTACATCAAACCGGAGTTAATCGTTGGCCACAGATTCTGCGTCACGTTGTGGGGTGCAAAGGACGATTGCCGAAAGCCCAAGATTACCCTCCCCTTGGACGTCGGGTGGGGGGATTGCCCGCGCGTCCGGGACAACTTCCGGCTTGCTCAGGTGTTCGCTATCATCTCCGTCTTCGTGTACGGCTTTGCGTTCCTCTTCGGCTTCCTTTTGCTGTACTGCTGCGCTCTCTTCCGCTGgctctgcctggcgctgaacatcgtCGGCGCTGTCACCGCTGGTGTTGTCTGGGCGCTCATGGTGATGACCTACCGAATCCAGGAACCCAAATGCCAACCGCTGAGTTTAGCCTACAATTTTGGCACTGGCTTCGGCCTCTTTGTGTTTGCCTGGGTGCTGGATATCCTCAACATCATCTTCCTGATGCTCCCGTGGCAACTCGGGCAATCCGGTAAGGAGGCGGAAGAGCATGCGGCGGTGACAAAGGCAGCGGAGCagtag
- a CDS encoding putative amastin-like protein — MNVDATHLCMCCQGSPSLSPACTPRPPRPLCCAVSTPRPCASPFVLCASASPLSALRCAVSKMAVKLGVIVYVVLQLIAFVCVMIGTGVDIFYIKPESSFGLRVCITLWGGKTDCRKVQVSNPGNKLWLLCPRIRDNFRLAQAFAIISIFVYGAALLFGCLLLYCCTGFRWLCLALNIVGAVTACVVWALMVVTYRLQELRCDVLNDDFVFGTGFGLYVFAWVLDILNIIFLMLPWQLGQSGEEAEEHAAVTKAAEQ, encoded by the coding sequence ATGAACGTCGACGCAACGCAcctgtgcatgtgctgtcaaggctctccctcgctgtctccgGCCTGCAccccgcgccctcctcgcccgctctGTTGCGCCGTCTCGACCCCCAGaccctgcgcctcgccctttgtgctgtgtgcctccgcctcgcctctctcagctCTGCGTTGTGCGGTCTCCAAAATGGCGGTGAAgctcggcgtcatcgtctacgtggtgctccagctcatcgcgttcgtgtgtgtgatgATCGGCACGGGGGTCGATATATTTTACATCAAACCGGAGAGCAGCTTTGGCTTGAGGGTGTGCATCACGTTGTGGGGTGGAAAGACCGATTGCCGAAAGGTCCAGGTATCAAACCCTGGGAACAAACTGTGGCTGCTGTGCCCGCGCATCCGGGACAACTTCCGGCTCGCTCAGGCGTTCGCTATCATCTCCATCTTCGTGTACGGCGCGGCACTGCTATTCGGCTGCCTTTTGCTGTACTGTTGCACTGGCTTCCGCTGgctctgcctggcgctgaacatcgtGGGCGCTGTCACAGCTTGCGTTGTCTGGGCGCTCATGGTGGTGACCTACCGACTACAAGAGCTAAGGTGTGATGTGCTGAACGACGATTTTGTATTCGGCACAGGCTTCGGTCTCTACGTGTTCGCGTGGGTGCTGGATATCCTCAACATCATCTTCCTGATGCTCCCGTGGCAACTCGGCCAATCCGGTGAGGAAGCGGAAGAGCATGCCGCTGTGACAAAGGCAGCGGAGCagtag
- a CDS encoding putative amastin-like protein, whose product MAVKLGVIVYVVLQLIAFVLLMIGTGVDMFYIKPDFSFGWRVCVTLWGGKDDCRKPKITITSDFQWALCPRLRDNFRAAEAFAIISIFVYGFAFLFGFLLLYFCALFRWVCLTLNIVGAVTAGVVWVLMVVTYRIKDPKCEKLSIAYNFGTGFGLILCAWVLDILDLIFLLVPWQLGESGESEESKEYTEEMEEEESMPEEEEYKEME is encoded by the coding sequence ATGGCGGTGAAgctcggcgtcatcgtctACGTGGTGCTCCAGCTCATCGCGTTCGTGCTCTTGATGATCGGCACGGGGGTCGATATGTTTTACATAAAACCGGACTTCAGCTTTGGCTGGAGGGTATGCGTCACGTTGTGGGGTGGAAAGGATGATTGCCGAAAGCCCAAGATTACCATCACGTCGGACTTCCAGTGGGCGCTCTGCCCGCGCCTCCGGGACAACTTccgcgctgctgaggcgtTCGCTATCATCTCCATCTTCGTGTACGGCTTTGCGTTCCTCTTCGGCTTCCTTTTGCTGTACTTCTGCGCACTCTTCCGCTGGGTCTGCCTGACGCTGAACATCGTCGGTGCTGTCACCGCTGGTGTTGTCTGGGTGCTCATGGTGGTGACTTACCGAATCAAGGATCCAAAGTGTGAAAAGCTGAGTATAGCCTACAATTTCGGCACTGGCTTCGGTCTAATTTTGTGCGCCTGGGTGCTGGATATCCTCGACCTCATCTTCCTGCTGGTCCCGTGGCAACTCGGGGAATCCGGTGAGAGTGAGGAGTCGAAGGAGTAtacggaggagatggaggaggaagagtcaatgccagaggaggaggagtatAAGGAAATGGagtag